A part of Sus scrofa isolate TJ Tabasco breed Duroc chromosome 15, Sscrofa11.1, whole genome shotgun sequence genomic DNA contains:
- the RWDD4 gene encoding RWD domain-containing protein 4 isoform X3 translates to MNAFFNNTISSAVKQSILAKLQEAVEVNLGTAMTYTLFEYAKDNKEQFMENHHPIHSATSISNIISTEAPNTAPSSKKKDKKEQLSKAQKRKLADKTDHKGELPRGWNWVDVVKHLSKTGSKDDE, encoded by the exons ATGAACGCCTTTTTTAACAACACCAT ATCATCAGCTGTAAAGCAGAGCATCTTAGCCAAGTTACAGGAGGCAGTGGAAGTTAATCTCGGGACTGCCATGACGTACACGTTGTTCGAATACGCCAAGGACAATAAGGAGCAGTTCATGGAGAATCACCATCCCATTCATTCTGCT acaTCCATAAGCAATATCATCTCAACTGAAGCTCCAAACACAGCCCCATCcagtaagaaaaaagacaaaaaagaacaacttTCAAAAGCCCAGAAACGTAAGCTAGCAGATAAAACAG ATCACAAAGGAGAACTTCCTCGAGGATGGAACTGGGTTGATGTGGTGAag CAT ttaagcaaAACTGGCTCTAAAGATGATGAATAG